A window from Candidatus Poseidoniia archaeon encodes these proteins:
- a CDS encoding peroxiredoxin — MSEIPQANDSAPPFEAVDQEGITVSLADFAGRWLALYFYPRDDTPGCTVEAQEFTALGAEFAALECVARSTFLIAPDGTVARAWPNVRAKGHAAKVLAELEAQRG; from the coding sequence ATGTCTGAAATCCCACAGGCCAACGACTCCGCACCGCCCTTCGAGGCGGTCGACCAGGAGGGCATAACCGTCTCGCTGGCTGACTTCGCCGGCCGCTGGCTGGCGCTCTACTTCTACCCGCGCGACGACACCCCGGGCTGCACGGTCGAGGCGCAGGAATTCACGGCGCTCGGCGCGGAGTTTGCGGCGCTGGAGTGCGTCGCGCGCTCGACCTTCCTGATTGCGCCAGATGGCACGGTTGCGCGGGCGTGGCCCAACGTGCGCGCGAAGGGGCACGCGGCGAAAGTGCTGGCGGAGCTGGAGGCGCAGCGTGGTTGA
- a CDS encoding PQQ-binding-like beta-propeller repeat protein: MFGGFKPFAKQKVGAPVVDLACDSSGEMVAAITVSTLFTYSQRQQLAAVEHEGNRMVRIAADSSRIVLVAFDGLHCYDLWGNPKWAYATERDVHDVALAPDGSRTLVADGDRLVLLDREGEPQWEATAGSFVGGVAFAPDGSCLCGFERGVRCYDAAGAQQWELRSGQLVLGVDANAQHVACSSGKQVYCLTSGGQLLWREEVGPLRSLRFTRGGGALLVATDGGIHCFEVNGQLLWQIEEEKFVETAAAVASGELAALVAGGEVFGKWELRLLDREGLVLESYSSREEISCLALPGHGGELVAGIGSRVCWFRNGEFLKRGVSELLAQVRQLHRKVTAWEPEPEGVAHALEQAEAKAGGRFDALKEAFSALEKLRAQLEALHQQHVGYIDQLPRFMQQLGLPEGQPEALASRLYPFYSRHQQLSGSGAPGALDKEISEYLARLRKVADSFGDREGSDELQRKLACIEEALAALPAERKKVRALLKERRTGRKQVEEAARQVAMDWMTSGSATSQPELLQAVREQEAAALAACDRIRERVEGITAFVEMSDRFEQLRLEQLAFSADKEGVKLQAQLHNTSDEQLEGVALRLKLEGNGLALTAPADGVVRPGLLASGERTSVSFSFNPLSRDPSRAVLVAQYRDATGQHCTASLGALDAALPGCYLVPLPLSEEEHADLRAEHREQSASSELRLDAVTLAAATEALEGLTGLAVCGQRHEEGSDISYLAARSNLDETVYLAMVVAKPHGDEGIELELLCRASQGEAAQELLEELQSVLRNRLLEAGGRLA, translated from the coding sequence ATGTTCGGCGGCTTCAAGCCTTTCGCGAAGCAGAAAGTGGGCGCACCGGTCGTCGACCTTGCGTGCGATTCCAGCGGCGAGATGGTCGCCGCCATCACCGTCAGCACCCTCTTCACCTACAGCCAGCGGCAGCAGCTAGCGGCGGTCGAGCACGAGGGCAACCGTATGGTACGCATAGCGGCTGACAGCAGCCGCATCGTGCTGGTGGCGTTCGACGGACTACACTGCTATGACCTGTGGGGCAACCCCAAGTGGGCTTACGCGACCGAGCGCGACGTCCATGACGTCGCACTCGCGCCCGACGGCAGCCGCACGCTGGTTGCCGACGGGGACCGGCTGGTGCTGCTCGACCGCGAAGGCGAGCCGCAGTGGGAGGCGACGGCGGGCAGCTTCGTCGGCGGGGTGGCGTTCGCCCCCGACGGGAGCTGCCTCTGCGGCTTCGAGCGCGGCGTGCGCTGCTACGACGCGGCCGGCGCGCAGCAGTGGGAGCTGCGCAGCGGGCAGCTGGTGCTGGGGGTCGACGCTAACGCGCAGCATGTCGCCTGCTCCTCGGGCAAACAGGTATACTGCCTCACCAGCGGCGGGCAACTGCTCTGGCGCGAGGAGGTGGGGCCGCTGCGCAGCCTGCGCTTCACGCGAGGCGGCGGCGCGCTGCTGGTCGCGACCGACGGCGGCATTCACTGCTTCGAGGTCAACGGCCAGCTACTGTGGCAAATCGAGGAGGAAAAATTCGTCGAGACCGCCGCCGCGGTCGCCTCGGGCGAGCTGGCGGCGCTGGTCGCTGGCGGCGAGGTGTTCGGCAAGTGGGAGCTGCGGCTGCTCGACCGCGAAGGGCTGGTGCTCGAGAGTTATTCCAGTCGCGAGGAAATCAGCTGCCTCGCGCTGCCGGGCCACGGCGGCGAGCTGGTCGCCGGCATCGGCAGCCGCGTTTGCTGGTTCCGCAACGGCGAGTTCCTGAAGCGCGGCGTGAGCGAACTGCTGGCGCAGGTGCGGCAGCTCCACCGCAAGGTCACCGCGTGGGAGCCGGAGCCGGAGGGCGTCGCGCACGCGCTCGAGCAGGCGGAGGCGAAGGCGGGCGGCCGCTTCGATGCACTCAAGGAGGCGTTCAGCGCGCTGGAGAAATTGCGGGCGCAGCTCGAGGCGCTGCACCAGCAGCATGTCGGCTACATCGACCAGCTGCCGCGCTTCATGCAGCAGCTGGGGCTGCCCGAGGGCCAGCCCGAGGCGCTGGCGAGCCGGCTCTACCCCTTCTATTCACGGCACCAGCAGCTGTCGGGGAGCGGCGCACCGGGCGCGCTCGACAAGGAAATCAGCGAATATCTCGCACGGCTCCGCAAGGTGGCCGACTCCTTCGGCGACCGCGAAGGCAGCGACGAGCTACAGCGCAAGCTCGCCTGCATCGAGGAGGCGCTCGCGGCGCTCCCCGCCGAGCGAAAGAAGGTGCGGGCGCTGCTGAAGGAGCGGCGCACCGGGCGCAAGCAGGTCGAGGAGGCGGCCCGGCAGGTGGCGATGGACTGGATGACCTCCGGCTCTGCCACCAGCCAGCCCGAGCTGTTGCAGGCGGTGCGCGAGCAGGAGGCGGCGGCGCTGGCGGCGTGCGACCGCATCCGCGAGCGGGTCGAGGGCATCACCGCCTTCGTCGAGATGTCCGACCGCTTCGAGCAGCTGCGACTCGAGCAGCTGGCATTCAGCGCCGACAAGGAAGGAGTGAAGCTGCAGGCGCAATTGCACAACACCAGCGATGAGCAACTGGAGGGCGTGGCGCTGCGGCTGAAGCTCGAGGGCAATGGCCTCGCACTCACCGCGCCCGCCGACGGCGTGGTGCGCCCGGGACTGCTGGCGTCGGGAGAGCGCACCAGCGTCAGCTTTAGCTTCAACCCGCTCAGCCGCGACCCGTCGCGGGCGGTGCTGGTGGCGCAGTATCGCGACGCGACCGGGCAGCACTGCACGGCCAGCCTCGGCGCGCTCGACGCGGCGCTGCCGGGCTGCTACCTGGTGCCGCTGCCGCTCTCCGAGGAGGAGCATGCCGACCTGCGCGCCGAGCATCGCGAGCAGAGCGCCAGCAGCGAACTGCGGCTCGACGCCGTCACCCTCGCCGCCGCGACAGAGGCGCTGGAGGGCCTGACGGGGCTGGCGGTCTGCGGGCAACGCCACGAAGAGGGGAGCGACATCAGCTACCTCGCCGCGCGCTCGAACCTCGACGAGACTGTCTATCTGGCGATGGTCGTTGCAAAACCGCACGGCGACGAAGGGATCGAGCTCGAATTGTTGTGCCGCGCCTCGCAGGGCGAAGCGGCGCAGGAGCTGCTCGAGGAGCTGCAGTCAGTGCTGCGCAACCGGCTGCTCGAGGCGGGCGGACGGCTCGCCTAG
- the ef1B gene encoding elongation factor 1-beta (EF-1-alpha; functions during elongation stage of protein translation; forms a dimer; associates with EF-1-beta-GDP complex and promotes exchange of GDP to GTP resulting in regeneration of the active form of EF-1-alpha) → MGEVALKYRLMPESPAIDTAAVVAALPATLPADAKLGAHEVSPFAFGLMAIDALVIGPDRAGLVDEVEAGLASLESIQSVELLEQSLL, encoded by the coding sequence ATGGGCGAAGTTGCTCTGAAATACAGGCTGATGCCGGAATCCCCGGCAATCGATACCGCGGCGGTCGTCGCGGCGCTGCCGGCAACGCTGCCGGCCGACGCAAAACTGGGCGCGCACGAAGTTTCGCCCTTCGCCTTCGGGCTGATGGCGATTGACGCGCTGGTAATCGGCCCTGACCGGGCCGGGCTGGTCGACGAAGTCGAAGCCGGACTGGCGTCGCTGGAAAGCATCCAGTCGGTCGAGCTGCTCGAGCAGTCGCTGCTCTGA
- the groL gene encoding chaperonin GroEL (60 kDa chaperone family; promotes refolding of misfolded polypeptides especially under stressful conditions; forms two stacked rings of heptamers to form a barrel-shaped 14mer; ends can be capped by GroES; misfolded proteins enter the barrel where they are refolded when GroES binds) produces the protein MAKQMVYGEDARRKLLGGINTATDAIKVTLGPKARTVVLDKSFGSPTIINDGVTIAKDIELPDPYENMGAQLVKEVASKTQDNAGDGTCTAAILTQALSTYGLRGVSAGMSPVNLKDGFDQAISVVVDELKKAASPVESDEVIEQVAAISANNDQEIGKLIADAVGKVGQDGIITVEEAKGIETTLKLVEGMEFDKGYVSPYFVTDREKREATVENPLILLTDHSISSAQDLLPALELGVKQLKAPILFICKDLEGEALATLVLNVASRVLKACAVKAPGFGDDQKEQLEDLAILTGGRVIGKDQGMELKEITADMFGKADKVIVGKNKTTVIGGGGEKAAVEERARILRSQAKLAKSKWDREKLEKRVGRLLGGVAVLEIGAATETEMKEKKARVDDALNATRAAMAEGVVAGGGVALLRTRKALDKLASKLDDEEAVGVRIVRDALAIPASQIAENAGEDGAVVVSKISESKQANFGFNARTNTYEDLMKSGIIDPVKVVRNALQAAGSIASLVLTAETLISDIPEKEPAMPDMSGMGDMGGMGGMGGMGGMM, from the coding sequence ATGGCTAAACAGATGGTATATGGAGAAGACGCACGACGCAAGCTACTGGGCGGTATCAACACCGCTACAGACGCAATCAAGGTCACGCTGGGACCGAAGGCACGCACTGTCGTGCTGGACAAGTCATTCGGCAGCCCGACCATCATCAACGATGGCGTGACGATTGCCAAGGACATCGAGCTGCCCGACCCGTACGAAAATATGGGCGCGCAGCTGGTCAAGGAAGTCGCGAGCAAGACGCAGGACAACGCCGGCGACGGCACCTGCACTGCCGCAATCCTGACGCAGGCGCTCTCAACCTACGGGCTGCGCGGCGTCTCAGCCGGCATGTCCCCGGTCAACCTGAAGGACGGCTTCGACCAGGCCATATCGGTAGTGGTTGACGAGCTGAAGAAGGCGGCCTCCCCGGTCGAGTCGGACGAGGTCATCGAGCAGGTGGCCGCAATCTCGGCCAACAACGACCAGGAAATCGGCAAGCTGATTGCTGACGCAGTCGGCAAGGTAGGCCAGGACGGTATCATCACCGTCGAGGAAGCCAAGGGGATTGAGACCACGCTCAAGCTGGTCGAGGGAATGGAGTTCGACAAGGGCTACGTATCGCCCTACTTCGTCACCGACCGCGAGAAGCGCGAGGCGACCGTCGAGAACCCGCTCATCCTGCTGACTGACCACAGCATTTCGTCGGCGCAGGACCTGCTGCCGGCGCTCGAGCTGGGAGTCAAACAGCTGAAGGCGCCCATACTGTTCATCTGCAAGGACCTCGAGGGCGAGGCACTGGCAACGCTGGTGCTCAACGTCGCTTCGCGGGTGCTCAAGGCATGCGCCGTAAAAGCCCCGGGCTTCGGCGACGACCAGAAGGAGCAGCTGGAGGACCTGGCTATCCTGACTGGCGGCCGCGTAATTGGCAAGGACCAGGGCATGGAGCTCAAGGAAATTACCGCCGACATGTTCGGCAAGGCTGACAAGGTAATCGTCGGCAAGAACAAGACCACGGTCATCGGTGGCGGCGGCGAGAAAGCGGCGGTCGAGGAACGTGCGCGCATCCTGCGTTCGCAGGCCAAGCTCGCCAAGTCCAAGTGGGACCGCGAAAAGCTCGAGAAGCGTGTCGGTCGCCTGCTGGGCGGCGTCGCGGTGCTCGAAATCGGCGCGGCGACCGAGACCGAGATGAAGGAGAAGAAGGCGCGCGTCGACGACGCACTCAACGCCACTCGCGCTGCGATGGCCGAAGGCGTCGTGGCGGGCGGAGGCGTGGCACTGCTGCGCACCCGCAAGGCGCTCGACAAACTCGCCAGCAAACTCGACGACGAAGAGGCGGTCGGTGTGCGCATCGTACGCGATGCACTCGCTATCCCGGCGAGCCAGATTGCCGAAAACGCCGGCGAGGACGGAGCGGTAGTGGTCTCGAAAATCAGCGAGTCCAAGCAGGCCAACTTCGGCTTCAACGCCCGCACCAACACCTACGAGGACCTGATGAAGTCCGGAATCATCGACCCCGTCAAGGTTGTGCGCAACGCACTCCAGGCAGCCGGCTCGATTGCGAGCCTGGTGCTGACCGCCGAGACACTCATCTCGGACATCCCCGAGAAGGAGCCCGCGATGCCGGACATGTCCGGCATGGGCGACATGGGTGGCATGGGCGGTATGGGTGGCATGGGCGGGATGATGTAG
- a CDS encoding ferredoxin family protein, which yields MAIDENYLSTYEQSATYDGENQPIEIWTSADQPYEGVGSDKLAIWGTIVGVDFDLCIADGACIDACPVEVFEWLDTPGHPASEKKAIMIREEECIICRACESVCPVEAVLISED from the coding sequence ATGGCCATCGACGAGAACTACCTTTCGACCTACGAGCAGTCTGCGACCTACGACGGCGAGAACCAGCCTATCGAAATCTGGACCAGTGCTGACCAGCCCTACGAGGGCGTCGGGTCGGACAAACTCGCCATCTGGGGCACCATCGTCGGCGTCGACTTCGACCTTTGCATCGCCGACGGGGCGTGTATCGACGCCTGTCCGGTCGAGGTGTTCGAATGGCTCGACACGCCGGGGCACCCCGCCTCGGAGAAGAAGGCCATCATGATTCGTGAGGAAGAGTGCATCATCTGCCGCGCCTGCGAGTCGGTCTGCCCGGTCGAGGCAGTCCTGATAAGCGAGGATTAA
- a CDS encoding pyridoxamine 5'-phosphate oxidase family protein — protein MVELEQTGRSQPVRHSERGSFDRETVNAILDAALLCHVGYVLDGAPLVTPTLFWRDGERIFWHGSAASRALQTQTECEVCLTVSLLDGIVLSRSAFNHSVNYRSVMLFGTARSVDDPGEKLASLEKLMERIARGRWGEVRQPSDSELKATGVLWMDIREGAAKIRAIPVGEELAERDQPVWAGVVPVETVLGEPEPAAGLASDIELPGYLSEIRLS, from the coding sequence GTGGTTGAACTCGAACAGACCGGCCGCAGCCAGCCCGTGCGGCACTCCGAGCGCGGCAGCTTCGACCGCGAGACGGTCAACGCAATTCTGGACGCGGCGCTGCTCTGCCACGTCGGGTACGTGCTCGACGGCGCACCGCTGGTGACGCCGACGCTTTTCTGGCGCGACGGTGAGCGCATATTCTGGCACGGCTCCGCTGCCAGCCGTGCGCTACAGACACAGACGGAGTGCGAGGTCTGCCTGACGGTGAGCCTGCTCGACGGCATCGTGCTGTCGCGCTCGGCTTTCAACCACTCGGTCAACTACCGCTCGGTGATGCTCTTCGGAACTGCCCGGAGCGTGGATGACCCCGGGGAGAAGCTGGCATCGCTCGAGAAACTCATGGAGCGCATCGCGCGCGGCCGCTGGGGGGAAGTGCGCCAGCCGAGCGATTCGGAACTGAAAGCGACCGGCGTGCTCTGGATGGATATACGAGAAGGCGCAGCCAAGATTCGTGCCATCCCGGTCGGTGAAGAACTGGCAGAGCGGGACCAGCCGGTCTGGGCTGGAGTGGTCCCGGTCGAAACCGTGCTCGGCGAGCCGGAGCCGGCAGCGGGGCTGGCCAGCGATATCGAGTTGCCGGGCTATCTCTCGGAAATCAGGCTATCATAG
- a CDS encoding co-chaperone GroES, with the protein MSVGIEPLGEMVLLELQEAAEKTDSGFLLPEAAREKMNVGLVAGVGPDAEHVKAGDRVVYKKYAGTEIAWQDKDYLLLKSEDLQAKVL; encoded by the coding sequence ATGTCAGTCGGAATTGAGCCTTTGGGCGAGATGGTCCTGCTCGAGCTACAGGAAGCCGCGGAGAAGACAGATAGCGGTTTCCTGCTGCCCGAAGCAGCGCGCGAAAAGATGAACGTCGGCCTCGTGGCAGGCGTCGGCCCTGACGCAGAACACGTCAAGGCGGGCGACCGCGTGGTCTACAAGAAATATGCCGGGACGGAAATTGCCTGGCAGGACAAGGATTACCTGCTCCTCAAGTCGGAAGACTTGCAGGCGAAGGTGCTTTAG
- a CDS encoding transcription factor S, with translation MMICPGCKGLLYPQGDKLACRRCGHTQSKGAAQVVDHEREEQEQVVMDSVDGTLPRTTIICDKCGHGEATWVLRQTRAADEPATRIYQCTGCRHKWREY, from the coding sequence ATGATGATTTGCCCCGGTTGCAAGGGCTTGCTCTACCCTCAGGGCGACAAGCTGGCGTGCCGCCGCTGCGGCCACACGCAGTCAAAGGGCGCGGCGCAGGTGGTCGACCATGAGCGCGAAGAGCAGGAGCAGGTGGTGATGGATTCGGTCGACGGCACGTTGCCGCGCACGACCATCATCTGCGACAAGTGCGGGCACGGTGAGGCGACCTGGGTCCTGCGGCAGACGCGCGCAGCCGACGAGCCGGCGACGCGCATCTATCAATGCACTGGCTGTCGCCACAAGTGGCGCGAATACTAG
- a CDS encoding lysophospholipid acyltransferase family protein, giving the protein MGASRDYNLVRQTLGRALHLCFRPRYRGQESVPPDGPVIIAANHLSHIDPAFIMTATSREVSYLSKQEHFEGRLRGALFGRMGVIPVDRDGDASDALGAAEAVLRDGGAVGIFPEGTRSRDGQPGRGRTGAARLAAATGAAVVPVAIRETDRVIPVGKRVPRLWRRFYYEFGEPLYFTAEEANRAALREFTDEIMDAITALSEEAGDYWHSRRLRTRMAEWQERNGLVRARLRESLDERAQALRARLGR; this is encoded by the coding sequence ATGGGCGCGTCGCGCGACTACAACCTCGTCAGGCAGACGCTCGGCCGCGCGCTGCACCTCTGCTTCCGACCGCGCTATCGCGGGCAGGAGTCGGTGCCGCCCGACGGGCCGGTAATCATCGCCGCCAACCACCTCTCGCACATCGACCCGGCGTTCATCATGACCGCCACCTCGCGCGAGGTCAGCTACCTCTCCAAACAGGAGCATTTCGAAGGCCGCCTGCGCGGCGCGCTATTCGGCCGCATGGGCGTCATCCCGGTCGACCGCGACGGCGACGCCAGCGACGCGCTGGGCGCGGCCGAGGCGGTCCTGCGCGACGGCGGCGCGGTCGGCATCTTCCCCGAGGGAACCCGGTCCCGCGACGGGCAGCCGGGGCGCGGTCGCACCGGCGCGGCACGGCTGGCGGCCGCCACCGGCGCGGCGGTCGTGCCGGTCGCCATTCGGGAGACCGACCGCGTCATCCCGGTCGGCAAGCGCGTCCCGCGGCTCTGGCGCCGCTTCTACTACGAGTTCGGCGAGCCGCTCTACTTCACGGCCGAAGAGGCGAACCGCGCGGCGCTGCGCGAATTCACCGACGAAATCATGGACGCCATCACCGCGCTCTCGGAGGAGGCGGGCGACTACTGGCATTCGCGCCGGCTGCGCACCCGCATGGCCGAATGGCAGGAGCGCAACGGGCTGGTGCGCGCCCGCCTGCGCGAGTCGCTAGATGAGCGGGCGCAAGCGCTCCGGGCACGGCTGGGGCGCTGA
- the hisS gene encoding histidine--tRNA ligase, with amino-acid sequence MSDLQSVRGTRDFYPEEMRLRGWLFSHFRAAAQLHGFEEYDAPMLEHETLYTRKAGEEITNQLYTFEDKSGRRVALRPEMTPSLARMVLARAGALPLPIKWFSIPQCWRYERMQRGRGREHYQWNVDIWGCAGVEADVELLAVLCTFFGRVGLTPDAVGIRVSSRKVLQEVLDSVGVAGEQFAAVCIVVDKLGKLPPAEAAAQLGKLGLDDTAVATIQRVLGLRDLDALAAALGDDSGAVAELRSLWALAEGYGLTEWLDFDGAIVRGLAYYTGPVFEAHDRSGELRAVCGGGRYDKLLGTFGGKDLPATGFGFGDMVILELLKDRDRLPQLAGSVQDVVFALNPELRPAAMDVAGRLRAQGRSVDLVLEEKRLKWALKHADRCGAERLLLLAPKEWERGLVKVRDLASGVESEVAPDAL; translated from the coding sequence GTGAGCGACCTTCAGTCCGTGCGCGGGACCCGTGATTTCTACCCGGAAGAGATGCGACTGCGCGGCTGGCTTTTTTCGCATTTCCGCGCCGCGGCGCAGCTGCACGGCTTCGAGGAATATGATGCACCGATGCTGGAGCATGAGACTCTGTATACACGCAAGGCGGGCGAGGAAATTACCAACCAACTCTACACCTTTGAGGACAAGAGCGGTCGCCGCGTCGCGCTGCGCCCCGAGATGACGCCGTCGCTGGCGCGGATGGTGCTGGCGCGCGCCGGGGCGCTGCCGCTGCCCATCAAGTGGTTCTCGATTCCGCAGTGCTGGCGCTACGAGCGCATGCAGCGCGGGCGCGGGCGCGAGCACTACCAGTGGAACGTCGATATCTGGGGCTGCGCGGGCGTCGAGGCGGACGTCGAGCTGCTGGCGGTGCTCTGCACTTTCTTCGGCCGTGTGGGTCTGACGCCCGACGCGGTCGGAATCCGCGTCAGCAGCCGCAAGGTGTTGCAGGAAGTGCTCGACTCGGTCGGCGTCGCGGGCGAACAGTTCGCCGCGGTCTGCATCGTCGTCGACAAGCTCGGCAAGCTGCCGCCGGCCGAGGCGGCAGCGCAGCTCGGGAAACTGGGGCTGGACGACACGGCGGTCGCCACTATCCAGCGCGTGCTCGGGCTGCGCGACCTTGATGCGCTCGCGGCGGCGTTGGGCGACGACAGCGGTGCCGTCGCCGAGCTGCGGTCGCTCTGGGCACTGGCGGAGGGCTACGGCCTGACGGAGTGGCTCGATTTCGACGGCGCAATCGTGCGCGGGCTCGCCTACTACACCGGCCCCGTCTTCGAGGCGCATGACCGCAGCGGCGAGCTGCGCGCGGTCTGCGGCGGCGGCCGCTACGACAAATTGCTCGGGACCTTCGGCGGGAAAGACCTGCCGGCGACCGGTTTCGGCTTCGGCGACATGGTAATCCTGGAACTGCTCAAGGACCGCGACCGGCTGCCGCAGCTGGCCGGCAGCGTGCAGGACGTGGTCTTCGCGCTCAATCCCGAGTTGCGGCCGGCGGCGATGGACGTCGCCGGCCGCTTGCGCGCGCAGGGCCGCAGCGTCGACCTTGTGCTCGAGGAGAAGCGGCTCAAGTGGGCGCTGAAGCACGCCGACCGCTGCGGCGCGGAACGGCTGCTGCTGCTCGCGCCGAAGGAGTGGGAGCGCGGGCTGGTCAAGGTGCGCGACCTTGCCAGCGGCGTGGAGAGCGAAGTCGCGCCGGACGCGCTCTGA
- a CDS encoding acyl-CoA carboxylase subunit beta has product MTTRERIEELEQRLAQAQRSDAARVEKQHARGKLTARERMEALLDDGSFVELDALAKHRTAGFGMEKRRPPGDGVVTGHGTIEGRPVYLFAQDFTVFGGALGEVHAEKICKVMDLAARMGAPVIGLNDSGGARIQEGVVSLGGYAEIFWRNVQCSGVVPQISLILGPCAGGAVYSPAMTDFIIMAESTSHMFITGPDVIRTVTHEEIGFEELGGAQTHSSLSGVAHLTAADEQAAFAKLRRLLAFLPQNNLEQPPRLTPPPGDAQLPQLDALMPDNPNTPYDIREVITAVADEEDFLELQPDWAQNMVIGFARLGGCPVGIVANQPQHLAGCLDIDASVKGARFVRFCDAFNLPLVTFVDVPGFLPGREQEHGGIIRHGAKLLYAFAEATVPKLTVITRKAYGGAYDVMASKHIRADLNLAWPTAEIAVMGSEGAVNIIFRKELAAASDPEKKRRELTDEYRQKFASPWIAAEMGYIDRVIFPRDTRAELLRGLERCISKREPRPKRKHGNIPL; this is encoded by the coding sequence ATGACGACCCGCGAGCGCATCGAGGAGCTGGAGCAGCGGCTGGCGCAGGCACAGCGCTCTGACGCGGCGCGGGTCGAGAAGCAGCACGCGCGGGGCAAGCTGACCGCGCGCGAGCGAATGGAGGCGCTGCTCGATGACGGCAGCTTCGTCGAGCTGGACGCGCTGGCGAAGCACCGCACAGCAGGTTTCGGGATGGAGAAGCGACGGCCGCCCGGAGACGGGGTGGTGACCGGCCACGGCACCATCGAAGGGCGGCCGGTCTACCTGTTCGCGCAGGATTTCACGGTCTTCGGCGGCGCGCTCGGGGAAGTGCACGCCGAGAAGATTTGCAAGGTGATGGACCTTGCGGCACGGATGGGCGCCCCGGTCATCGGGCTCAACGACTCGGGCGGCGCACGCATCCAGGAGGGCGTCGTTTCGCTCGGGGGCTACGCCGAGATTTTCTGGCGCAACGTCCAGTGCTCGGGAGTCGTCCCGCAAATCTCCCTGATTCTGGGGCCGTGCGCCGGCGGCGCAGTCTACAGCCCGGCGATGACCGACTTCATCATCATGGCCGAAAGCACTTCGCACATGTTCATCACTGGCCCCGACGTCATCAGGACGGTGACGCACGAGGAAATCGGCTTCGAGGAACTGGGCGGTGCGCAGACCCACTCATCGCTTTCGGGCGTCGCACACCTGACCGCCGCCGATGAGCAGGCCGCCTTCGCCAAGCTGCGGCGGCTGCTCGCATTCCTGCCGCAGAACAACCTGGAGCAGCCGCCACGTCTAACGCCCCCGCCAGGCGACGCGCAGCTGCCGCAACTCGACGCGCTGATGCCGGACAACCCCAACACGCCCTACGACATCCGCGAGGTTATCACGGCGGTCGCCGACGAGGAGGATTTCCTGGAGCTGCAGCCGGACTGGGCGCAGAACATGGTCATCGGCTTCGCGCGACTCGGCGGCTGCCCGGTCGGCATCGTCGCCAACCAGCCGCAGCACCTGGCAGGCTGTCTCGACATCGACGCGTCGGTGAAGGGGGCGCGCTTCGTGCGGTTCTGCGACGCGTTCAACCTGCCGCTGGTCACCTTCGTCGACGTCCCCGGCTTCCTGCCGGGGCGCGAGCAGGAGCATGGCGGCATCATCCGCCACGGCGCCAAGCTGCTCTACGCCTTCGCCGAGGCGACCGTCCCGAAGCTGACGGTGATAACGCGCAAGGCGTACGGCGGCGCGTACGACGTGATGGCGTCCAAGCACATTCGCGCCGACCTGAACCTGGCGTGGCCGACCGCCGAAATCGCAGTCATGGGCTCCGAGGGGGCGGTGAATATCATCTTCCGCAAGGAGCTGGCCGCCGCGAGCGACCCCGAGAAGAAGCGGCGCGAGCTAACCGACGAGTACCGCCAGAAGTTCGCGTCGCCCTGGATTGCGGCCGAAATGGGGTACATCGACCGCGTCATTTTCCCGCGCGATACGCGCGCCGAACTGCTGCGCGGACTCGAGCGCTGCATCAGCAAGCGCGAGCCGCGGCCGAAGCGCAAGCACGGCAACATTCCACTTTAA